Proteins found in one Halobellus limi genomic segment:
- a CDS encoding DUF2061 domain-containing protein produces MEQHRRSLAKATTYRLFATSVVFIIAFSYTGSFGNAAKIGLSAAIAKTALYYFWERLWSHIRWGIEAE; encoded by the coding sequence ATGGAACAACACCGCAGATCGTTAGCCAAGGCAACGACGTACCGATTGTTTGCTACCTCTGTCGTATTCATAATCGCTTTTTCATACACCGGAAGCTTCGGAAACGCCGCTAAAATCGGCCTCTCGGCAGCGATAGCTAAGACCGCATTGTACTACTTTTGGGAACGACTGTGGAGTCACATCAGGTGGGGAATAGAGGCAGAGTAG
- a CDS encoding tyrosine-type recombinase/integrase, which yields MDYEAAAARILAYIDSADHIHPENKQLIKDYHRDMLLADISAAQQQKVLAHFKIITDHVGDTRFVDLDKDDITELVAWLYTRGTAPSTVVDYKQAIKQFWKWLNNGEDPEETKWIKRGPIEQNRILPQSLLTPRDIQSLLEACHNNRDRAFIAVLWETGARIGELIDLQVGDIEQSALGKQMVVSGKTGSRRLLLLESESYLDSWLTVHPNRQADAPLWCKIDMKQGSPDETISYQYIRLRILDKAREQAGINKPVNPHHFRHSRATYLANHLTEAQMCTWFGWVPGSRVPGRYVHLSGRDIDRAYVSMLDTPGYTRLLESDGSEAATPSA from the coding sequence ATGGATTATGAGGCAGCGGCAGCACGAATACTCGCGTATATCGACTCTGCGGACCACATCCACCCAGAAAACAAGCAGTTGATCAAAGACTATCACCGGGATATGCTTCTTGCAGACATCAGTGCCGCACAGCAGCAGAAAGTCCTCGCGCACTTCAAGATTATAACCGATCACGTCGGCGACACACGGTTTGTGGATTTAGACAAGGATGACATCACCGAGTTAGTCGCGTGGCTGTACACCCGCGGAACAGCCCCGTCAACAGTCGTCGATTACAAGCAGGCGATCAAGCAGTTCTGGAAATGGTTGAACAACGGCGAAGACCCTGAGGAAACGAAATGGATCAAGCGCGGGCCGATCGAACAGAACCGGATCCTTCCACAGAGTCTGCTGACACCAAGAGACATTCAGTCACTACTGGAAGCCTGTCACAACAACCGCGATCGAGCGTTCATCGCGGTCCTGTGGGAAACCGGAGCTCGTATCGGAGAACTCATCGACCTACAAGTAGGCGACATCGAGCAATCGGCACTCGGCAAGCAAATGGTCGTCTCCGGGAAAACCGGGTCGCGTCGATTACTCCTGCTTGAATCCGAATCGTATCTCGACTCGTGGCTGACAGTCCACCCGAACCGGCAAGCTGACGCACCGTTATGGTGTAAAATCGATATGAAACAGGGGTCGCCTGACGAAACGATCAGTTACCAGTACATCAGGCTCCGGATCTTAGACAAAGCCCGAGAACAGGCAGGCATCAACAAGCCAGTGAATCCCCACCATTTCAGACACAGCCGCGCAACCTACTTAGCGAATCACCTGACGGAAGCACAGATGTGCACGTGGTTCGGGTGGGTGCCCGGCTCACGAGTCCCAGGGAGATACGTACATTTGTCGGGCCGGGATATCGACCGCGCATACGTGTCGATGCTGGACACTCCAGGGTACACACGTTTGTTGGAATCCGACGGATCGGAAGCCGCAACCCCATCAGCATAG
- a CDS encoding DUF7521 family protein, with protein MSELVLQAGTQLSESLRMGLLAYELIGAALGVFIAFLAYRGYRRNKSRPMLFVAVGFALALGVPLILTVVYLVLPITGGRVVLQATSQTFEVAGLLCIIYGLRL; from the coding sequence GTGAGCGAGCTCGTTCTTCAGGCCGGGACGCAACTGTCGGAGAGCCTCCGGATGGGGCTGTTGGCGTACGAACTGATCGGAGCGGCGCTTGGTGTGTTCATCGCGTTTCTCGCCTACCGCGGGTATCGCCGCAACAAGAGTCGGCCGATGCTGTTCGTCGCGGTCGGATTCGCTCTCGCACTCGGGGTGCCGCTGATTCTTACCGTGGTGTATCTGGTCCTTCCCATCACAGGTGGGCGCGTCGTCCTGCAAGCTACCAGTCAGACTTTCGAAGTCGCTGGGCTACTGTGCATCATCTACGGGCTCCGGTTGTAG
- a CDS encoding winged helix-turn-helix domain-containing protein, whose amino-acid sequence MSGDPPDIETVAGLLEDQTVREILTNTSQEPMSARALKDHCDASGPTIYRRLERLRDADFVVEQTRPDPDSGHHRQVYVPNLDRITIELDDGTLSIQVTHGERMADRFTRLIEEM is encoded by the coding sequence ATGAGTGGGGATCCCCCGGACATCGAGACTGTCGCCGGTCTGCTTGAAGACCAGACTGTGCGGGAAATCCTCACCAACACGAGTCAGGAACCGATGTCAGCACGGGCACTGAAAGACCACTGTGACGCGTCGGGACCGACGATCTACCGCCGTCTCGAACGGCTTCGAGACGCTGACTTCGTTGTCGAACAGACTCGTCCAGACCCTGACAGCGGTCACCACCGACAAGTGTATGTACCGAACCTTGACCGTATCACGATCGAGCTGGACGACGGGACGCTATCGATACAGGTTACACACGGAGAGCGGATGGCTGACCGGTTCACCAGGCTCATCGAAGAGATGTGA
- a CDS encoding SdpI family protein, whose protein sequence is MSLLSAVTSIIAHGVLPDRIRIHWTLGMGPYYGPEFAPAWLVLLLFPVLIAGTAVLASVIDARVRNTDAFTEIRPFYIVAVLGTLTVLLGCQGGLILANLYA, encoded by the coding sequence TTGAGCCTGCTGAGCGCGGTGACAAGCATTATCGCTCACGGTGTGCTTCCGGACCGGATACGGATCCACTGGACTCTCGGAATGGGACCGTACTACGGCCCGGAATTCGCCCCCGCGTGGCTCGTTTTGCTCCTGTTCCCGGTGCTCATAGCCGGGACGGCAGTTCTCGCGTCCGTGATTGATGCGCGGGTACGAAACACCGACGCGTTCACTGAGATTCGTCCGTTCTACATCGTTGCTGTGCTGGGAACGCTTACTGTGCTGCTTGGCTGCCAGGGCGGGCTCATTCTCGCCAACCTATACGCTTAG